One genomic region from Yarrowia lipolytica chromosome 1C, complete sequence encodes:
- a CDS encoding uncharacterized protein (Compare to YALI0C12408g, no similarity) produces MDTSDAPTTRVVYHEIPAPGEPPYSNIVALFFLVVFFLGSYLLNRAFHSAPKLWIVFLDWAETTRPGSETQEATGKARQTGPANWMDIDSLSDAEMKEVMEKMQLIKSNAIRLKQEAKQRMAEIQHELQYVAGMH; encoded by the coding sequence ATGGACACCTCCGACGCACCTACGACACGGGTAGTTTACCACGAGATCCCCGCCCCTGGCGAGCCCCCCTATAGCAACATTGTGGCCTTGTTTTTCCTggttgtcttttttttgggcaGTTATCTCCTCAACAGAGCGTTCCACTCGGCTCCAAAGTTGTGGATCGTGTTTCTCGATTGGGCCGAGACAACCAGACCAGGGAGCGAGACCCAAGAAGCCACGGGCAAAGCGCGCCAGACAGGCCCAGCCAACTGGATGGACATTGACAGTCTCTCCGACGCCgagatgaaggaggtgatggagaagatgcaACTGATCAAAAGCAACGCCATCCGACTGAAACAGGAGGCCAAACAACGCATGGCCGAGATTCAACACGAGCTGCAGTATGTGGCGGGTATGCACTGA